In Symmachiella dynata, the following are encoded in one genomic region:
- a CDS encoding S1C family serine protease codes for MKQMTTCLLSAVVGSVLTVGLLQTPSSIAIQAEDQPPLLAPRAQRPNKLPQEELTPDEEINVSIYERVNKCVVNITTKTPNVDPFFMTQSESEGAGSGSVLNKEGHILTNFHVIQDASRAIVTLYDGKSYPATLVGADPVNDVAVIKIDAPPETLIPVSFGDSGRLKVGMRVIAIGNPFGLERTLTTGVISSLNRSLRIRRRTITSIIQTDAAINPGSSGGPLLDTRGRLIGMNTAIASSVGQSAGIGFAIPSRLIERIIPQLIMNGRVIRGDIGISRVYETDEGLLIEKLVPNGPADRAGLQGPKIIRRQDGFFVLQKIDRSAADVIVAVNGKKTPTAEEFLTIVERHKPGETVELTILRQGRTAHVKVQLGGDDQEKRNHSI; via the coding sequence ATGAAACAGATGACAACGTGCCTACTTTCCGCAGTCGTCGGAAGTGTTCTGACTGTCGGTTTACTTCAAACGCCATCAAGCATTGCGATTCAGGCAGAGGATCAGCCGCCGTTGCTCGCTCCGCGCGCCCAGCGGCCCAACAAACTTCCGCAGGAAGAGCTCACACCCGATGAAGAGATCAACGTCAGTATCTATGAACGCGTCAATAAATGCGTGGTGAATATCACGACCAAAACGCCGAACGTGGACCCGTTTTTTATGACACAATCCGAATCCGAAGGAGCCGGGTCGGGAAGCGTGCTCAATAAAGAAGGGCACATCCTCACCAACTTTCACGTGATTCAAGATGCCAGCCGCGCCATCGTCACCCTCTACGACGGCAAGTCCTACCCCGCGACGCTGGTTGGCGCCGACCCTGTGAATGACGTGGCTGTGATCAAGATCGATGCCCCGCCCGAAACGTTGATCCCCGTCTCATTCGGTGATTCAGGCCGATTAAAAGTTGGGATGCGTGTGATCGCCATTGGGAATCCTTTTGGATTAGAGCGAACGCTGACGACCGGGGTCATTTCGAGTTTAAACCGCTCACTGAGAATCCGGCGTCGCACAATTACCTCGATCATACAAACCGATGCGGCGATCAATCCGGGAAGTTCCGGCGGCCCGCTGTTAGATACCCGCGGGCGGTTGATCGGGATGAACACAGCCATCGCCAGTTCGGTTGGCCAAAGCGCAGGAATCGGTTTCGCAATTCCTTCGCGCTTGATCGAACGCATCATCCCCCAACTGATTATGAACGGCCGCGTGATTCGCGGTGATATCGGCATTAGCCGCGTTTATGAGACGGATGAGGGACTGTTGATAGAAAAACTTGTCCCCAATGGCCCGGCGGATCGTGCCGGTCTGCAAGGTCCGAAAATTATTCGCCGGCAAGACGGATTCTTCGTCTTGCAAAAAATCGACCGGTCCGCTGCCGACGTCATCGTTGCTGTCAACGGCAAGAAGACCCCCACAGCCGAAGAGTTTTTGACCATCGTCGAACGTCATAAACCGGGCGAAACCGTGGAACTGACAATTCTCCGCCAAGGCCGGACCGCGCACGTCAAAGTCCAGTTAGGCGGCGATGATCAGGAGAAACGGAACCATTCGATTTGA
- the purL gene encoding phosphoribosylformylglycinamidine synthase subunit PurL produces the protein MLWEVEIEPADGQVDREGNRVLQECRVLGSNSVSNVRTARSFLIQGELDSDSVNRVAESLLADTVVETFRVHRLDGADGTMCGGAKLLNVLYKPGVTDNIANSAQKAMSGLGFDTEAVRTCRKYWLNENADDAEITRVSEKILANDAIEQVIAGALRMENLGIGSEYQFDLITVPIRTMSDDDLERLSREGQLYLNLTEMQTIQAHFRELDRDATDVELETVAQTWSEHCSHKTLGGRVRYNDGKTERLFENMLKETIFAATVKIREDLGDDDWCISVFKDNAGIITFDDEQHVCFKVETHNHPSALEPYGGANTGIGGVIRDPLGTGLGAKPICNTDVFCFAPPDVSYDDLPPGVLHPKAVAQGVVAGVRDYGNRMGIPTVNGAVYFDERYLGNPLVYCGNVAMIPVGKEDKQVYPGDLIVSVGGRTGRDGIHGATFSSAELTEHSETLSGGAVQIGNPITEKMVADVILDARDQGLYTAITDCGAGGFSSAVGEMGEELGAEVWLDKAPLKYTGLSYTEIWISEAQERMVLSVPPENWQKFHDLCAAEGVEATAIGEFQDTGRLVLKYDGQQVADLSMDFLHNGRPPVIREATFVPANSSSKDLPSKVDYNSDLTQILGSLNVCSKEWVIRQYDHEVQAGSVIKPLVGVQNDGPSDAAVVRPDLQSQRGLVISCGLNPHYGDIDPYWMAASAIDEAVRNCVAVGADPTKIAVLDNFCWGNTDKPETLGSLVRAALACYDVAVAYGTPFISGKDSLYNEFSFVDEAGDKQTVAIPSTLLISALGQTDDVRKSVSMDLKQADNVLYQVGATKNELGGSHYCLVNDVKGGAVPQVDTVMAPKIFRAMHQAIHAGLIRSCHDLSEGGLAAAIAEMSFAGELGAEIWLAALGEVGRCDDDIVLLFSESNTRFVIEVPPTCQKQLESIFEGLPLTEIGIVNNGPNVMFRGIRGYGAIDMPWRDLKASWQQPLAWD, from the coding sequence ATGCTTTGGGAAGTGGAAATTGAACCGGCCGACGGGCAGGTGGACCGTGAAGGTAACCGGGTCCTGCAGGAATGCCGCGTACTTGGATCCAACTCGGTCAGCAACGTGCGTACGGCACGCTCGTTTTTGATTCAAGGTGAACTCGATTCCGACAGTGTGAACCGAGTTGCCGAGTCGTTGTTGGCCGATACGGTCGTGGAAACCTTCCGCGTACATCGGCTGGATGGGGCTGACGGGACGATGTGCGGCGGCGCGAAGTTACTCAACGTGCTCTACAAACCGGGCGTGACTGACAATATCGCCAACAGCGCCCAAAAAGCGATGTCGGGACTGGGGTTTGATACGGAAGCCGTCCGGACCTGCCGCAAGTATTGGCTCAACGAGAATGCGGACGATGCAGAAATCACGCGCGTCTCGGAAAAAATTCTGGCCAACGACGCCATCGAACAAGTCATCGCCGGCGCGCTGCGGATGGAAAACCTGGGTATCGGCAGCGAATATCAATTTGATCTGATCACCGTCCCAATCCGCACCATGTCGGACGACGACCTCGAACGTTTGAGTCGCGAAGGCCAGTTGTATCTCAACCTGACTGAGATGCAGACGATCCAAGCTCACTTCCGTGAATTGGACCGCGACGCCACCGACGTGGAGTTGGAAACCGTCGCCCAAACGTGGAGCGAACATTGTTCACACAAGACACTCGGCGGCCGCGTCCGTTACAACGACGGCAAGACGGAGCGGTTGTTTGAGAATATGCTCAAAGAAACCATCTTCGCAGCGACGGTAAAAATCCGCGAAGACTTGGGAGACGACGATTGGTGCATCAGCGTCTTCAAGGACAACGCCGGCATCATTACCTTCGATGACGAGCAACATGTCTGTTTCAAAGTCGAAACGCACAACCATCCCTCGGCGCTGGAACCGTATGGCGGCGCCAATACCGGGATCGGTGGCGTGATTCGCGATCCGTTGGGAACGGGACTGGGTGCCAAACCGATTTGCAACACCGACGTGTTTTGTTTCGCACCGCCGGATGTTTCCTACGACGACCTGCCGCCGGGCGTGTTGCATCCCAAGGCGGTCGCGCAGGGAGTGGTCGCCGGGGTGCGAGATTATGGCAACCGCATGGGCATTCCGACGGTCAACGGCGCCGTTTATTTCGACGAACGTTATCTCGGCAATCCGCTCGTCTATTGCGGCAACGTGGCGATGATTCCGGTCGGCAAAGAAGACAAACAGGTCTATCCGGGAGATCTGATTGTCTCCGTCGGGGGACGCACGGGTCGCGACGGGATTCACGGCGCGACATTTTCTTCCGCCGAATTGACCGAACATAGCGAAACACTCTCCGGTGGAGCAGTGCAGATCGGGAATCCCATCACCGAAAAAATGGTAGCCGATGTGATTCTCGATGCTCGGGATCAGGGTCTGTACACGGCCATCACCGACTGCGGTGCGGGTGGCTTTAGTAGTGCGGTTGGTGAAATGGGTGAGGAGTTGGGTGCCGAGGTTTGGTTGGACAAAGCCCCGCTGAAATACACCGGGCTGTCTTACACCGAGATTTGGATTTCTGAAGCGCAGGAGCGGATGGTGCTGTCTGTGCCGCCGGAGAATTGGCAAAAGTTTCATGACCTGTGCGCCGCTGAAGGGGTCGAAGCGACCGCCATCGGTGAATTCCAAGACACTGGTCGATTGGTACTCAAATACGATGGCCAGCAAGTGGCGGATTTGTCGATGGACTTCCTCCACAACGGCCGCCCGCCGGTCATCCGTGAAGCGACTTTTGTCCCGGCAAATTCCAGCAGCAAGGACCTGCCCAGTAAAGTCGATTACAACAGCGACCTGACACAGATTCTCGGCTCGCTGAACGTTTGTAGTAAAGAATGGGTGATTCGGCAGTACGACCACGAAGTGCAAGCAGGCAGCGTGATCAAGCCGCTCGTCGGCGTGCAAAACGACGGACCGTCGGACGCAGCTGTCGTGCGTCCCGACCTGCAATCCCAGCGCGGCTTGGTAATTTCCTGCGGGTTGAATCCGCATTATGGCGACATCGATCCCTACTGGATGGCCGCGTCGGCGATTGACGAAGCGGTGCGGAATTGCGTCGCCGTCGGTGCCGATCCCACTAAGATCGCCGTACTAGACAACTTCTGTTGGGGCAATACCGACAAACCGGAAACCCTCGGCAGCTTGGTCCGAGCAGCACTAGCCTGTTACGACGTGGCAGTTGCTTACGGCACGCCGTTCATTAGCGGCAAGGATAGCTTGTACAACGAGTTCTCCTTCGTCGATGAAGCGGGCGACAAACAAACGGTGGCAATTCCCAGCACGCTGCTGATTAGCGCGTTGGGGCAAACGGACGACGTCCGCAAGTCGGTCAGCATGGACCTCAAACAAGCGGACAACGTGTTGTACCAAGTCGGCGCGACGAAAAACGAACTGGGAGGCAGCCACTACTGTCTGGTCAATGACGTCAAGGGCGGGGCTGTGCCGCAGGTCGATACGGTTATGGCTCCCAAAATTTTCCGCGCCATGCATCAGGCCATCCATGCGGGTCTGATCCGCAGTTGTCACGACCTCAGTGAAGGGGGCTTAGCAGCGGCGATTGCGGAGATGAGTTTCGCCGGCGAATTGGGAGCGGAAATTTGGTTGGCCGCATTGGGCGAAGTCGGACGCTGCGACGATGACATCGTGTTGTTGTTTTCAGAAAGCAATACGCGGTTCGTGATTGAAGTCCCACCCACTTGCCAGAAGCAATTGGAATCAATTTTCGAGGGCCTGCCTCTGACTGAAATCGGCATTGTCAACAATGGCCCCAATGTCATGTTCCGCGGCATCCGTGGTTACGGAGCGATTGACATGCCTTGGCGAGACCTGAAAGCAAGTTGGCAACAACCGCTGGCATGGGATTGA
- a CDS encoding 6-phosphofructokinase, which produces MKRIAILTAGGDTPALNATIYGAVERANALKIEVVGIIRGFYGVLSTHVPHLVLNPLFSTIPELDPCLGGTILGASRAYVDPNDKESVDLVASRLQRLGVDGLICIGGDGTLNGMQPLSERFPCVLAPKTIDNDLGLNYLDEPNEWSRVETETPGKFRYEKKQGHPDLNLDEMINYVTPGYATAVYVAAGGIERIRTTAEGHRRIAIVEVMGRDSGFIALGSAYGQPDIVLMPEFPIEFERLTQRVRELYDLQKHVVIVIGEGVRDADGQPLGAKKKTFDPAGNVLFSGAAEHLKDMLDESMGNEFFTARQRHETAASAIFTRKLGHTQRGGRPILFDRFYGSQLGGKAIELLAEGRNNCVATLQWSSEHGFQLDSIEANILRDKWQLIHARQVHPAFYDAKRFQLSKLGKQYLLPIFTNAIGMDDIENIRAELFNAGKLSTRYQSVNIGIQKRLKYLEPRPPMGGQ; this is translated from the coding sequence ATGAAACGCATCGCCATATTGACTGCCGGGGGAGATACGCCGGCGCTGAACGCTACGATTTATGGTGCGGTGGAGCGGGCCAATGCTCTCAAAATCGAAGTCGTAGGAATTATACGCGGCTTCTACGGCGTGCTCAGTACACACGTCCCACATTTGGTGCTGAACCCACTGTTCAGCACCATTCCAGAATTGGACCCGTGTTTGGGCGGGACAATTTTGGGGGCTTCGCGGGCCTATGTCGACCCCAATGATAAGGAGTCAGTCGACCTCGTCGCCAGCCGATTGCAGCGTCTGGGAGTTGACGGCTTGATCTGCATCGGTGGTGACGGCACGCTCAACGGTATGCAACCCTTGTCGGAGCGGTTCCCCTGCGTGCTGGCCCCGAAAACTATCGACAACGACTTGGGCCTGAATTATCTTGACGAGCCGAATGAATGGTCGCGCGTTGAGACCGAGACCCCTGGAAAATTCCGCTATGAGAAAAAACAGGGGCATCCTGACCTGAATCTCGACGAGATGATTAACTACGTCACGCCGGGGTACGCCACAGCTGTCTATGTCGCCGCGGGCGGGATTGAACGGATCCGCACCACGGCCGAAGGACATCGCCGCATTGCGATTGTCGAGGTCATGGGCCGCGACTCGGGCTTCATCGCACTCGGTTCAGCTTACGGACAACCAGACATTGTGTTGATGCCGGAGTTTCCAATCGAGTTTGAACGATTGACGCAACGCGTCCGTGAGTTATACGACTTGCAGAAACATGTGGTGATTGTCATTGGAGAAGGGGTCCGCGATGCGGACGGCCAACCGTTGGGAGCGAAGAAGAAGACCTTTGACCCCGCGGGCAATGTGCTGTTCAGTGGTGCGGCCGAACACCTCAAAGATATGCTCGACGAATCGATGGGGAACGAATTCTTCACGGCCCGCCAGCGGCATGAAACAGCTGCGTCGGCGATCTTTACCCGGAAACTGGGTCACACCCAACGGGGTGGCCGGCCGATCTTGTTTGACCGATTTTACGGTTCACAACTCGGCGGCAAAGCAATCGAACTGTTGGCCGAGGGACGCAATAATTGCGTGGCGACTTTGCAATGGTCCAGCGAACACGGCTTTCAGTTGGATTCGATCGAAGCCAATATCCTCCGCGACAAATGGCAACTGATCCACGCCCGCCAAGTGCACCCGGCATTTTACGATGCGAAGCGATTCCAACTCTCGAAGTTGGGCAAGCAATATTTGCTACCGATCTTTACCAATGCGATCGGAATGGACGACATCGAAAATATTCGTGCGGAATTGTTCAATGCTGGAAAATTGTCGACCCGCTATCAAAGCGTGAACATCGGCATTCAAAAACGGTTAAAATACCTCGAACCCCGCCCCCCGATGGGAGGGCAATAA
- a CDS encoding mandelate racemase/muconate lactonizing enzyme family protein, with translation MKIAKIETYPVQIPLKPQRRMKSSLGQHNVSPYLIVKVVTDTGLEGVGEATVMPRWSGETVWSAEALVKHILAPQLIGRDPEDIPGLAYAMDRTAQHNWFTKSAIEMACWDINGKAAGKPVYELLGGAVRPLTFRCRFSLGAYEPDRARRRAEELVAEGFETIKVKVGGDPASDIERVRIVREVAGPDRDIVIDANCGWDAETAISACHEMRDLNIDVFEQPTPDGDYAALARVRRKIEPEVMADDICFNMIHAQELIRNDCCDVISLYPGKQGGIQKCVDIIEFAEANGVACSIGSNLEWDIATAAMGHVIVACQNMQVEKYPGDVLGPDYHEVRIAKNPIQIEGPLVTITDAPGLGIDVDWDVVEQHRM, from the coding sequence ATGAAAATCGCAAAAATCGAAACCTACCCCGTCCAGATTCCCCTCAAACCCCAGCGGCGTATGAAGTCGTCACTCGGGCAGCACAATGTGTCGCCCTACTTGATCGTCAAGGTGGTGACGGACACCGGTCTTGAAGGGGTCGGCGAAGCGACCGTCATGCCGCGGTGGAGTGGAGAAACGGTGTGGAGCGCCGAAGCGCTCGTCAAACATATTCTGGCCCCCCAACTGATTGGCCGCGACCCGGAGGACATTCCCGGATTGGCCTATGCGATGGATCGCACGGCGCAACACAACTGGTTTACGAAATCCGCGATTGAAATGGCCTGCTGGGACATCAACGGCAAGGCGGCCGGCAAGCCGGTCTATGAATTGCTCGGAGGAGCGGTGCGACCGTTGACGTTTCGCTGCCGGTTTTCGTTGGGGGCGTATGAACCGGATCGTGCGCGACGGCGGGCGGAGGAACTGGTTGCGGAAGGCTTTGAGACGATTAAGGTCAAAGTCGGCGGAGACCCGGCCTCTGATATCGAACGTGTGCGAATCGTCCGTGAGGTCGCCGGTCCGGATCGCGATATCGTCATCGATGCCAACTGCGGTTGGGATGCCGAGACGGCGATTTCAGCTTGTCACGAGATGCGGGACCTGAATATCGATGTGTTTGAGCAACCCACGCCCGACGGCGACTATGCCGCCTTGGCCCGCGTTCGCCGCAAAATCGAACCGGAAGTGATGGCCGACGACATTTGCTTCAACATGATTCATGCCCAAGAGTTGATCCGCAACGATTGTTGCGATGTGATCAGCCTGTATCCCGGTAAGCAGGGGGGCATTCAAAAGTGCGTCGATATCATTGAATTCGCCGAAGCAAACGGCGTCGCCTGCAGTATTGGCTCCAACCTGGAATGGGACATTGCCACCGCCGCTATGGGGCATGTGATTGTCGCCTGCCAAAACATGCAGGTCGAAAAATACCCCGGCGACGTGCTGGGGCCCGACTATCACGAAGTTCGTATCGCCAAGAACCCCATTCAAATCGAAGGCCCGCTGGTCACCATCACCGATGCGCCCGGCTTGGGCATCGATGTCGATTGGGACGTCGTCGAACAACACCGCATGTAA
- a CDS encoding leucine-rich repeat domain-containing protein codes for MSTLESPPVHKRPNTWRWIALAILLLGAVVVVKVVIPVYRQERAIAKIESAGFGTIVQSERIGPDWLWKDVAPARWRGFDRVNEITQPRFIGFTMSMMIMNEYIGKPRRLCEITYSGVPKIDLVAADLQAVSGPSLRELDLRHMRVQPTILDGSSDATNLEYLDLAATNIDDHSLKQISQFDNLKFLYLEKTKITGAGLNYLGKLTSLQELALDDTDISDSGLLTLGNLHDLRKLWLSNTKITDDGLRALEKMPHLEILDLTGTNATDAGVRKFVSNHTSKLAALRSLFLYNTRITDQLLPHLRGLGKLEYLDLNGTAVTWKGIRTLEEKIPGCEIQGGLSTTLFTK; via the coding sequence ATGTCAACGCTCGAATCACCGCCGGTTCACAAACGTCCGAACACGTGGCGGTGGATAGCGCTGGCGATATTATTGCTCGGGGCGGTTGTGGTGGTGAAAGTGGTGATTCCCGTTTATCGACAAGAACGGGCGATTGCAAAAATCGAGTCGGCTGGATTTGGGACAATTGTGCAAAGCGAGCGTATTGGGCCGGATTGGTTGTGGAAGGACGTTGCGCCGGCTCGTTGGAGGGGCTTCGACCGCGTTAATGAAATCACACAGCCGCGTTTTATTGGTTTCACGATGAGCATGATGATAATGAATGAATACATCGGAAAACCTCGACGGCTGTGCGAAATTACTTATTCAGGCGTGCCTAAGATTGATCTTGTTGCCGCCGACTTGCAAGCCGTTTCCGGTCCGAGCCTACGCGAACTCGATTTGCGACACATGAGGGTTCAGCCAACAATTTTGGACGGCTCCTCCGATGCTACCAACCTAGAATATCTGGACCTAGCGGCGACGAACATCGATGACCACTCGCTCAAGCAGATCTCGCAATTCGATAACCTCAAATTCTTGTACTTGGAAAAGACCAAAATCACAGGCGCCGGTTTGAACTATCTTGGCAAATTGACATCTTTGCAGGAACTGGCGCTCGATGACACAGACATTTCGGATTCAGGGCTTCTAACCCTCGGAAACCTTCACGATCTCCGCAAGTTATGGTTGTCGAATACAAAAATCACGGACGACGGTTTGCGCGCATTGGAGAAAATGCCACATTTGGAGATCCTTGACTTGACTGGAACGAACGCCACTGACGCGGGGGTGCGGAAGTTCGTATCCAATCACACGTCGAAACTCGCCGCTCTTAGGAGTCTGTTTCTGTACAACACTCGAATCACGGATCAGTTGCTCCCTCATCTAAGGGGTCTCGGTAAGCTTGAGTATCTTGATCTCAACGGAACAGCGGTCACTTGGAAAGGCATCAGGACTTTGGAGGAAAAAATACCAGGGTGTGAAATCCAAGGTGGACTCTCCACAACACTCTTCACCAAATAA
- a CDS encoding trans-sulfuration enzyme family protein, whose translation MKFETRCVHTGVYKDESYNSATTPIYPTSTFVWDAVDKNRGYDYTRSGNPTRRALEENITSLEGGIDCRCVATGMAAITTALQLFTPGDHIISGDDIYGGTFRLFHNVLSERGLEFTFVKMTDLDAVRAAVRPETKCIWIETPSNPLMNIIDMAAVAEIAKQAGAISIADNTFMSPYFQRPFEFGVDIIVHSMTKYLNGHSDVVGGCVVTRDEQLAERVNYLQNAMGMGCSPFDAWLVLRGIKTLAPRMQAHQRGATALAEMLHEHPAIERVYYPGLPSHPGHELAKKQMTGFGGMLSVDVKGGRAVAERLVTKTELFLLAESLGGTESLIEYPAEMSHASMTPAARLAAGIGENTVRISVGIEHPDDLIADMRQALEA comes from the coding sequence ATGAAATTTGAAACGCGTTGCGTCCATACGGGCGTCTACAAAGACGAATCTTACAACAGCGCCACCACGCCGATTTATCCCACCTCAACGTTCGTTTGGGACGCCGTCGACAAGAACCGCGGCTATGACTACACCCGCAGCGGAAATCCCACGCGGCGGGCCTTGGAAGAAAATATCACGTCGCTGGAAGGGGGCATCGATTGCCGCTGCGTGGCGACCGGCATGGCGGCCATTACCACGGCGCTACAACTTTTCACGCCGGGCGATCATATTATTTCCGGCGACGATATCTATGGCGGCACGTTTCGCTTGTTTCACAATGTGCTCTCTGAGCGGGGGCTGGAATTTACGTTCGTCAAGATGACCGATCTGGATGCAGTACGCGCGGCTGTGCGGCCGGAGACCAAATGCATTTGGATTGAGACCCCCAGCAATCCCCTGATGAACATCATCGACATGGCAGCCGTGGCGGAGATCGCCAAGCAGGCGGGCGCAATTTCTATTGCCGACAATACCTTCATGTCACCCTACTTTCAACGGCCGTTTGAATTCGGTGTCGATATCATCGTGCACTCGATGACCAAGTATCTCAACGGCCATTCCGATGTCGTCGGCGGTTGCGTGGTGACGCGCGATGAGCAACTGGCGGAGCGGGTTAACTATCTACAAAATGCGATGGGCATGGGCTGTTCGCCGTTTGATGCCTGGCTAGTGTTGCGGGGAATTAAAACCCTCGCGCCGCGGATGCAGGCGCATCAGCGCGGCGCTACGGCCTTGGCGGAAATGCTGCATGAACATCCGGCGATCGAGCGGGTCTATTACCCCGGCTTGCCGTCGCATCCCGGTCACGAATTGGCCAAAAAACAAATGACCGGCTTCGGCGGCATGCTCAGCGTCGACGTCAAAGGAGGCCGCGCAGTCGCCGAGCGGTTGGTGACGAAGACGGAATTGTTCTTGTTGGCCGAATCGTTGGGCGGAACGGAATCATTAATTGAATACCCGGCGGAAATGAGCCACGCCTCCATGACGCCCGCAGCACGATTGGCCGCCGGCATTGGCGAAAACACGGTACGGATTTCCGTGGGGATCGAACACCCGGATGATCTCATTGCGGATATGCGGCAGGCACTGGAAGCATAA
- the cysK gene encoding cysteine synthase A codes for MPIFKDNAESIGRTPLVKINRLTEGLDATILAKIEGRNPAYSVKCRIGAAMIWDAEKSGKLKPGMKVVEPTSGNTGIALAYVCAAKGYPLTLTMPETMSVERRMMLKSFGAELILTPGPEGMNGAINKATEIAENPEYYMPQQFKNPANPEIHFKTTGPEIWNDTEGNVDIFVSGVGTGGTITGVTRYLKNEKKHPVKSVAVEPTHSPVLSGGKPGPHKIQGIGAGFVPDILDVSLIDEVVQVTNDESFETARRIAREEGITCGISCGAAMAAALKVAAQPESAGKTIVVVLPDSGERYLSTPLFTES; via the coding sequence ATGCCAATTTTTAAGGACAATGCCGAATCAATCGGGCGGACGCCGCTCGTTAAAATCAATCGGCTGACGGAAGGACTCGATGCGACGATTTTGGCCAAGATCGAAGGACGCAATCCCGCTTATAGCGTCAAATGCCGGATCGGGGCGGCTATGATCTGGGACGCCGAAAAATCGGGCAAACTCAAACCGGGTATGAAAGTCGTCGAGCCGACCAGTGGCAACACCGGGATCGCGCTGGCGTATGTCTGTGCTGCCAAGGGCTATCCGCTCACCTTGACGATGCCCGAAACGATGTCGGTCGAACGCCGGATGATGCTCAAGTCGTTCGGTGCGGAGTTGATCCTCACCCCCGGTCCTGAAGGGATGAACGGCGCGATTAACAAAGCGACGGAAATTGCTGAGAATCCTGAGTACTACATGCCGCAGCAATTCAAAAACCCGGCCAACCCAGAAATCCACTTTAAGACGACCGGCCCGGAAATCTGGAACGATACCGAAGGCAACGTTGATATTTTTGTCTCCGGCGTGGGAACAGGGGGGACGATCACCGGTGTGACGCGTTACCTCAAAAATGAGAAAAAGCACCCGGTCAAATCGGTCGCCGTGGAACCAACCCACAGCCCGGTCCTGTCCGGTGGCAAACCGGGGCCGCACAAGATCCAAGGCATCGGTGCCGGATTCGTTCCCGATATTTTGGATGTCTCGTTGATCGACGAAGTCGTGCAGGTCACCAACGATGAGTCGTTTGAAACCGCGCGGCGGATCGCCCGTGAAGAGGGAATCACCTGCGGCATCAGTTGCGGAGCCGCCATGGCCGCCGCCCTGAAAGTCGCCGCTCAGCCCGAAAGCGCCGGAAAAACGATCGTCGTTGTGTTGCCTGACTCGGGTGAACGGTATTTGTCGACGCCGCTGTTTACCGAATCGTAA
- a CDS encoding CPBP family intramembrane glutamic endopeptidase, whose amino-acid sequence MPHTPDNPALASAPRRIAHAAALLIVFAAIVVCVKWIDVSSFARWQTELLYWNYAAHVLMIAVAVCAALTLKRSWAEYGLTGQRCKRGVLIGLCSGATLALLPLVLEAVFGQLELQSRLAGYWISTVVFQVLFVGFGEELLFRGFFQAEWNRVFVRRFHIGRVRFGFGLLATALLFGMGHWLNPFNPLRDRFALDWSALIFTTSAGLILGFSRELTGSLVAAVLIHVAADVYPAMFLKGTPGGLGMAVGWGVAVAVLIFAAHLPSADDAAPPEPQGD is encoded by the coding sequence ATGCCGCACACGCCCGATAATCCCGCGCTCGCATCCGCCCCGCGGCGCATCGCGCATGCCGCGGCGCTACTGATCGTATTTGCAGCCATCGTGGTATGTGTGAAATGGATCGACGTTTCGTCCTTCGCACGCTGGCAAACGGAGTTGCTGTATTGGAACTACGCCGCACACGTCCTCATGATCGCCGTCGCCGTCTGTGCGGCGCTGACTTTGAAACGGAGTTGGGCCGAATACGGTCTGACAGGTCAACGCTGCAAGCGAGGCGTGCTCATTGGGTTGTGTAGTGGAGCAACTTTGGCATTGCTCCCATTAGTGCTGGAAGCAGTCTTCGGTCAACTGGAACTTCAAAGCCGCCTTGCGGGATATTGGATCAGCACAGTCGTGTTTCAGGTCTTGTTTGTGGGCTTCGGAGAAGAGCTGTTATTTCGTGGTTTCTTCCAAGCGGAATGGAATCGCGTTTTTGTGCGACGATTCCACATCGGCCGGGTCCGCTTCGGCTTTGGACTCTTGGCAACCGCCCTGCTCTTTGGAATGGGGCATTGGCTCAACCCCTTTAACCCGCTACGTGATCGTTTCGCACTGGATTGGTCGGCACTAATTTTCACCACCAGTGCCGGATTGATCCTAGGTTTTTCCCGCGAGTTAACGGGAAGCTTGGTCGCTGCCGTTTTGATTCATGTAGCAGCCGACGTCTATCCAGCGATGTTCCTCAAAGGCACACCCGGTGGTCTCGGAATGGCGGTCGGTTGGGGCGTCGCCGTGGCGGTCTTGATCTTCGCCGCCCATTTGCCGTCTGCCGACGATGCCGCCCCACCTGAACCACAAGGCGACTAA